A stretch of the Tardiphaga sp. 709 genome encodes the following:
- a CDS encoding glutathione peroxidase encodes MINRRQIVTTVLGAASTVAVARHASAQGAVSRITAYGFSFPGLKGGDIKLADYAGRPIMVVNTASQCGFTPQYAGLQTLWTEFRERGLMIIGVPSNDFGGQEPGGAKEIADIAEGHFGIGFPMAAKTVVKGPNAHPFYKWAAEARPRDLPRWNFHKYLVGRDGYLTDSFASEFEPTDTRIKTAVGRALTAA; translated from the coding sequence ATGATCAATCGCAGGCAGATAGTGACAACGGTATTGGGCGCGGCAAGTACTGTGGCGGTCGCGCGTCACGCCTCGGCGCAAGGCGCCGTGAGCCGCATCACCGCCTACGGTTTTTCGTTTCCCGGTCTCAAGGGCGGCGACATCAAGCTTGCCGACTATGCCGGCCGGCCGATCATGGTGGTCAATACCGCATCGCAGTGTGGCTTCACCCCGCAATATGCTGGGCTTCAGACGCTATGGACCGAGTTCCGCGAGCGCGGCTTGATGATTATCGGCGTGCCCTCCAATGACTTCGGCGGACAGGAGCCGGGCGGGGCCAAGGAGATCGCCGACATTGCCGAGGGACATTTCGGCATTGGCTTCCCGATGGCCGCCAAGACCGTCGTGAAGGGACCGAACGCACACCCGTTCTACAAATGGGCGGCAGAAGCCCGCCCGCGCGACCTGCCGCGTTGGAATTTTCACAAATATCTGGTCGGACGCGATGGCTACCTCACCGACTCCTTTGCCTCCGAATTCGAACCGACCGACACACGCATCAAGACCGCCGTCGGACGCGCCCTGACCGCGGCTTGA
- a CDS encoding polysaccharide deacetylase family protein, whose product MRSAAGLIFASAISLWAAGAQAQAPKAGVAAPAPAATPAPPPAPAAPSAPAKSTCANPDALGVSRVVEIDTTGGPGFGFEHFKQLDFLRDKEVVLTFDDGPWQTTTPTVLKTLADECVKAVFFPIGKHATYYPEVLKQVAAAGHTIGGHTWAHIALTNKKLTQQQRIDEIEKGFSAVKWALGSAPAPFFRAPALQHPPEIVTYLGTRNMAIFSCDIDSFDFKTRKSEQVITNVMTKLDKLGKGIILMHDFQKHTAEALPTLLRKLKAGGYKVVHMRAKAPVQTIASYDEAIVKDAKLPTVSSRPVNSVVQTISE is encoded by the coding sequence ATGCGCAGTGCGGCAGGTCTGATTTTTGCGAGCGCTATTTCATTGTGGGCAGCAGGCGCGCAGGCGCAGGCGCCCAAAGCCGGTGTTGCAGCCCCCGCCCCCGCGGCGACGCCCGCGCCCCCACCGGCGCCCGCGGCTCCATCGGCTCCTGCCAAATCGACCTGCGCCAATCCCGATGCGCTCGGCGTCAGCCGTGTGGTCGAGATCGACACGACGGGTGGTCCGGGCTTCGGCTTCGAACATTTCAAGCAACTCGACTTCCTGCGCGACAAGGAAGTGGTGCTGACCTTCGACGATGGCCCATGGCAGACCACAACGCCGACCGTGTTGAAGACGCTGGCCGATGAATGCGTCAAGGCAGTGTTCTTCCCGATCGGCAAGCACGCCACCTATTATCCGGAAGTGCTCAAGCAGGTCGCTGCAGCCGGCCATACCATCGGCGGACACACCTGGGCTCATATCGCGCTGACCAACAAGAAACTGACCCAGCAGCAGCGTATCGATGAAATCGAGAAAGGCTTCAGCGCCGTGAAGTGGGCCCTCGGCTCAGCCCCCGCACCATTCTTCCGCGCTCCGGCGCTGCAGCACCCGCCGGAAATCGTGACCTATCTCGGCACGCGCAACATGGCGATCTTCTCCTGTGACATCGACTCGTTCGACTTCAAGACGCGCAAGTCCGAACAGGTCATCACCAATGTGATGACCAAGCTCGATAAACTCGGCAAGGGTATCATCCTGATGCACGACTTCCAGAAGCACACCGCCGAAGCGCTGCCGACCCTGCTGCGCAAACTCAAGGCTGGTGGCTACAAGGTCGTGCATATGCGTGCCAAGGCGCCCGTGCAGACCATCGCGTCCTATGATGAAGCGATCGTCAAGGACGCCAAGCTGCCGACGGTCAGCAGCCGTCCTGTGAACAGCGTCGTCCAGACGATCTCTGAATAA
- a CDS encoding dihydrofolate reductase family protein, producing the protein MPAFRFNGYVIVSADGMLADASGVMPDTLKFPGDLAFFTAGLDRADLIVHGKHSFEDQPNSPKRKRIIVSRSIAAIGPDPENNKATLWNPAGASFEDACAHAGVHAGTVAIIGGPSVFEMFFDRIDVFWLSQAPHVHLPGGEGCFPGVPERSPQDILSRHGLQASEVQILDTTHEVTVTAWRRVS; encoded by the coding sequence ATGCCCGCATTTCGTTTCAACGGCTACGTCATCGTCTCGGCGGACGGCATGCTCGCCGACGCCAGTGGTGTGATGCCCGATACGCTCAAATTTCCCGGCGACCTCGCCTTTTTCACCGCAGGTCTCGACCGCGCCGATCTGATCGTGCACGGCAAACATTCGTTCGAGGATCAGCCAAACTCACCGAAGCGCAAGCGCATCATCGTCAGCCGTAGCATTGCTGCCATAGGCCCCGATCCCGAAAACAACAAAGCCACGCTGTGGAATCCGGCCGGCGCATCTTTTGAAGACGCTTGCGCGCATGCGGGCGTTCATGCCGGCACCGTCGCCATCATCGGCGGCCCCAGCGTATTCGAGATGTTCTTTGACCGCATCGACGTGTTTTGGCTGTCGCAAGCGCCGCATGTCCACCTGCCCGGCGGCGAAGGATGCTTCCCTGGCGTCCCCGAACGATCGCCGCAGGACATTCTCTCCCGTCACGGCTTGCAGGCGAGCGAGGTTCAGATCCTCGACACCACACATGAAGTCACTGTGACGGCTTGGCGGCGGGTGTCCTGA
- a CDS encoding DoxX family protein has translation MPAFITFGRILFAVIFIASGASKFLDLSATADAIANKVIPTIPAVVTPYATQLEGLAGMELKQILAIAVATLELVGGILVALNLGARFFALVLVLFVMAATFYFHDFWNLTGPEAKNQMIHALKNLSLIGGLFMIAGIGRSARLPGGYNEV, from the coding sequence ATGCCAGCGTTTATTACTTTCGGGCGCATTCTCTTTGCCGTGATCTTCATCGCGTCCGGCGCATCCAAGTTTCTCGACCTCAGCGCAACAGCAGATGCGATCGCGAACAAGGTTATCCCGACGATCCCTGCGGTCGTGACGCCGTATGCGACGCAGCTCGAAGGGCTGGCGGGCATGGAATTGAAGCAGATCCTCGCAATCGCCGTTGCAACACTGGAACTGGTCGGCGGTATCCTCGTCGCGCTGAACCTGGGTGCGCGCTTCTTCGCTCTGGTGCTGGTCCTGTTCGTGATGGCCGCAACGTTCTACTTTCACGATTTCTGGAACCTGACCGGTCCTGAGGCCAAGAACCAGATGATCCACGCGCTGAAGAACCTGTCGCTGATCGGTGGCCTCTTCATGATCGCCGGTATCGGTCGCAGCGCGCGGCTACCGGGCGGCTACAACGAAGTTTAG
- the aspS gene encoding aspartate--tRNA ligase, with protein MHRYRSHTCGALRDSHIDQTVRLSGWCHRIRDHGGVLFIDLRDHYGLTQCVADPDSPAFKVAETLRSEWVVKIDGKVRRRPGGTENAELPTGDVEIYIDAIEVLGPAAELPLPVFGDQDYPEDIRLKYRFLDLRREKLHQNIMTRGAIVDSMRKRMKEQGFFEFQTPILTASSPEGARDFLVPSRIHPGKFYALPQAPQQYKQLLMMSGFDRYFQIAPCFRDEDPRADRLPGEFYQLDLEMSFVEQEDVFAAVQPVITGVFEEFAKGKPVNKDWPKIPYAESLRKYGTDKPDLRNPIEMQNTAEHFRGSGFKVFARMLEDDKNQVWAIPGPGGGSRAFCDRMNSWAQGEGQPGLGYIMWREGGEGAGPLANNIGPERTEAIRQQLGLKAGDAAFFVAGDPEKFYKFAGLARTKVGEELNLIDKERFALAWIVDFPMYEYNEDDKKVDFSHNPFSMPQGGMDALVGQDPLTIKAFQYDITCNGYEIASGGIRNHKPEAMVKAFEIAGYGEETVVERFGGMYRAFQYGAPPHGGMAAGVDRIVMLLCGTNNLREISLFPMNQRAEDLLMGAPSEASPKQLREAHIRLNLQDK; from the coding sequence ATGCATCGCTACCGGTCTCACACCTGCGGCGCGCTCCGCGACAGCCATATCGACCAGACCGTTCGCCTGTCGGGGTGGTGCCATCGTATCCGCGACCACGGCGGCGTGCTGTTCATCGATTTGCGTGACCATTACGGCTTGACGCAATGCGTCGCCGACCCGGACTCGCCGGCATTCAAGGTCGCTGAGACGCTGCGTTCGGAATGGGTTGTGAAGATCGACGGCAAGGTGCGTCGTCGTCCCGGCGGCACCGAGAATGCCGAACTGCCCACTGGCGATGTCGAGATCTATATCGATGCCATCGAGGTGCTCGGCCCCGCAGCCGAACTGCCGCTGCCGGTGTTTGGTGATCAGGACTATCCGGAAGACATCCGGCTGAAATATCGCTTCCTCGACCTGCGCCGCGAGAAGCTGCACCAGAACATCATGACCCGCGGCGCCATCGTCGACTCGATGCGTAAGCGGATGAAGGAGCAGGGCTTCTTCGAATTCCAGACGCCGATCCTCACCGCGTCGTCGCCGGAAGGCGCACGCGACTTCCTGGTGCCGTCGCGCATCCATCCCGGCAAGTTCTACGCGCTGCCGCAGGCACCGCAGCAGTACAAGCAGCTGCTGATGATGTCGGGCTTCGACCGTTACTTCCAGATCGCGCCATGTTTCCGCGACGAGGATCCGCGCGCCGATCGTCTGCCGGGCGAATTCTACCAGCTCGATCTCGAGATGAGCTTTGTCGAACAGGAAGACGTGTTCGCGGCGGTGCAGCCGGTGATCACCGGCGTGTTCGAGGAGTTCGCCAAGGGCAAGCCGGTCAACAAGGACTGGCCGAAGATTCCTTACGCAGAGTCGCTCCGCAAATACGGCACCGACAAGCCGGATCTGCGCAACCCGATCGAGATGCAGAACACGGCAGAGCACTTCCGCGGCTCCGGCTTCAAGGTGTTCGCGCGCATGCTCGAAGACGACAAGAACCAGGTTTGGGCGATCCCCGGTCCCGGCGGCGGCAGCCGTGCATTTTGCGACCGCATGAATTCCTGGGCGCAGGGCGAAGGCCAGCCGGGCCTCGGCTACATCATGTGGCGCGAGGGCGGTGAGGGTGCAGGCCCGCTCGCCAATAACATCGGACCGGAGCGTACCGAAGCGATCCGTCAGCAACTCGGCCTGAAGGCCGGCGACGCCGCGTTCTTCGTCGCGGGCGATCCCGAGAAATTCTACAAGTTCGCCGGTCTCGCACGCACCAAGGTCGGCGAAGAGCTGAACCTGATCGACAAGGAGCGCTTTGCGCTGGCCTGGATCGTCGATTTCCCGATGTACGAGTACAACGAGGACGACAAAAAGGTCGACTTCTCGCACAACCCGTTCTCGATGCCGCAAGGTGGCATGGATGCGCTGGTCGGGCAGGATCCGCTGACCATCAAGGCGTTCCAGTATGACATCACCTGCAACGGCTATGAGATCGCGTCGGGCGGCATCCGTAATCACAAGCCGGAAGCCATGGTGAAGGCATTTGAGATCGCCGGCTACGGCGAGGAGACGGTGGTCGAGCGCTTCGGCGGCATGTATCGCGCCTTCCAGTATGGCGCGCCGCCCCATGGCGGTATGGCGGCAGGCGTCGATCGTATCGTGATGCTGCTCTGCGGTACGAACAACCTGCGCGAGATCTCGCTCTTCCCGATGAATCAGCGTGCTGAAGATCTGTTGATGGGCGCGCCGTCAGAGGCTTCGCCGAAGCAGTTGCGTGAAGCGCATATCCGTCTCAATCTGCAGGACAAGTAG
- a CDS encoding methyl-accepting chemotaxis protein yields MLARYSISTKLFVIVAFLFVVIAGIGTLAFMQMRAINAATQDIQTQWLPSVRWIGEMRVQSARYRAVLRDHLIVADADRPDVDKNLAARKSDFDKAAKAYAPLVSSPAERELADKLDAEWKAFITAGNDVQALANKGDVTAAKEINAKKVVPTGRAMDGTLAKLVELNDKGAEVAGSNANATYANAIWMMVIILGASVVLGLGAAMYLVRDISGGIASILKPMGQLTDGQLEAVIPHQGESTEIGRIASALQIFKDALIAKRAADQAAGAEAAIKAARAETITKATSNFESMISELVGSLSSASTELEASATTLTRTSDITMSLSGSAASASHVVSNNVQSVAAATEEITSSVNEIGRQVHESNRIASTAVLQAEKTNESIAKLSQATARIDDVVKLITAVAEQTNLLALNATIEAARAGEAGRGFAVVAAEVKALASQTAKATDEISMQIAGMQAASAETVETIKEIGSTITLISEVSSAIAAAVEEQGAATQEIARNVQQSAQLSTQVASEVTEVNRGASETGSASTQVLAAAQSLSLESNRLKSEVDRFLDTVRAA; encoded by the coding sequence GTGCTCGCCAGATATTCGATCAGTACCAAGCTGTTTGTCATTGTCGCTTTTCTCTTCGTGGTGATCGCGGGCATCGGCACCCTCGCCTTCATGCAGATGCGAGCCATCAACGCAGCAACCCAGGATATCCAGACGCAGTGGCTCCCCAGCGTCCGCTGGATCGGTGAGATGCGCGTTCAGTCGGCGCGGTATCGCGCTGTGCTGCGCGACCACCTGATCGTGGCCGACGCCGACCGTCCTGATGTCGACAAGAACCTCGCCGCCCGCAAGTCTGACTTCGACAAGGCCGCGAAGGCCTACGCCCCGCTGGTATCGTCGCCAGCCGAACGCGAACTGGCCGACAAGCTTGACGCGGAATGGAAGGCCTTCATCACCGCGGGCAACGACGTCCAGGCCCTCGCCAACAAGGGCGACGTAACGGCAGCCAAAGAGATCAATGCCAAGAAGGTCGTCCCGACCGGCCGCGCCATGGACGGCACATTGGCCAAGCTAGTCGAGTTGAACGACAAGGGCGCCGAAGTGGCCGGCAGCAATGCGAACGCAACCTATGCCAACGCGATCTGGATGATGGTTATCATTCTCGGCGCCTCGGTCGTGCTCGGTCTCGGCGCTGCCATGTATCTGGTGCGCGACATTTCCGGCGGCATCGCCTCGATCCTGAAGCCAATGGGCCAGCTGACCGATGGTCAGTTGGAGGCCGTCATTCCGCATCAGGGCGAAAGCACCGAGATCGGCCGTATCGCCAGCGCGTTGCAGATCTTCAAGGACGCCCTCATCGCCAAGCGTGCTGCGGATCAGGCTGCCGGTGCCGAAGCCGCCATCAAGGCCGCCCGTGCGGAAACCATCACGAAGGCGACCAGCAACTTCGAGTCGATGATCAGCGAACTGGTGGGCTCCTTGTCATCGGCCTCGACCGAACTCGAAGCCTCCGCCACCACACTGACGCGTACGTCGGATATCACCATGAGCCTCTCGGGGTCGGCCGCATCCGCATCGCACGTTGTGTCGAACAACGTTCAGTCGGTTGCTGCCGCCACCGAGGAAATCACCTCGTCGGTGAACGAGATCGGGCGTCAGGTTCACGAGTCCAACCGCATCGCCTCGACCGCCGTGCTGCAGGCCGAAAAGACCAACGAGAGCATCGCCAAGCTCTCGCAGGCCACCGCGCGGATCGACGACGTCGTGAAGCTCATCACGGCTGTCGCCGAACAGACCAACTTGCTCGCGCTCAACGCCACCATCGAGGCCGCGCGCGCTGGTGAGGCCGGCCGCGGTTTCGCTGTCGTCGCCGCCGAAGTGAAGGCGTTGGCGTCGCAGACCGCCAAGGCCACCGACGAAATCAGCATGCAGATCGCCGGCATGCAGGCAGCTAGTGCAGAAACCGTCGAGACCATCAAGGAGATCGGCTCGACCATCACACTGATTTCCGAAGTCTCGTCGGCCATCGCGGCGGCGGTCGAGGAACAGGGCGCGGCGACGCAGGAAATCGCGCGCAATGTCCAGCAGTCGGCCCAGCTCAGCACCCAGGTTGCCAGCGAAGTCACCGAGGTCAATCGCGGCGCCAGCGAGACTGGCTCAGCCTCCACGCAGGTGCTGGCTGCGGCGCAGTCGCTATCGCTCGAAAGCAATCGCCTGAAGAGCGAAGTCGACCGGTTCCTCGACACGGTTCGCGCCGCCTGA
- a CDS encoding protein adenylyltransferase SelO translates to MTVHFPFDNSYAALPANFFARVAPTPVTAPRLIKLNRALADQLRIDPDWLASPEGVEVLAGKRVPDGADPLAMAYAGHQFGHFVAQLGDGRAILLGEVIDRDGVRRDIQLKGSGPTPFSRRGDGRAALGPVIREYIVSEAMAALGIPTTRSLAAVLTGERVQRETMLPGAVLTRVASSHIRVGTFQFFAAREDIAGVKQLADHVINRHYPDAAEAEHPIRALLDAVIRRQAELVARWLHVGFIHGVMNTDNCSVSGETIDYGPCAFMDAYDPATVYSSIDEMGRYAYANQPRIALWNLTRFAETLLPLIDSDEKTAIEIAQAALGEFSDIFDTAYQAGLRRKLGLFTSQPDDAALAQDLLTAMTANQADFTLTFRRLGAAAVDTDNDEAVRGLFIDPTAFDAWAVNWRARLGRESETSEARYQAMQAVNPAFIPRNHRVEAVIQAALADDYAPFEKLLAVLAKPYEDQPEMADYAEPPEPDQRVLKTFCGT, encoded by the coding sequence ATGACAGTCCACTTCCCGTTCGACAACAGCTATGCCGCCCTGCCCGCGAATTTCTTCGCCCGCGTTGCACCGACGCCGGTGACAGCGCCGCGGCTGATCAAGCTGAACCGCGCACTGGCCGACCAACTCCGCATCGATCCTGACTGGCTGGCCAGTCCCGAAGGCGTCGAGGTCCTCGCCGGCAAACGCGTGCCCGATGGCGCCGATCCCCTCGCGATGGCCTATGCCGGACATCAGTTCGGACATTTCGTGGCGCAGCTCGGCGACGGCCGCGCAATCCTGCTTGGCGAGGTCATCGACCGCGACGGCGTGCGCCGCGACATCCAGCTTAAAGGCTCCGGTCCAACGCCTTTCTCGCGCCGCGGCGATGGCCGTGCTGCGCTTGGTCCAGTGATCCGGGAATATATCGTCAGCGAAGCCATGGCGGCCCTGGGCATTCCCACAACGCGCTCACTCGCCGCCGTCCTCACGGGCGAACGGGTTCAGCGTGAGACGATGCTGCCGGGCGCCGTGCTGACTCGCGTCGCCTCAAGCCATATTCGCGTCGGCACGTTTCAGTTTTTCGCCGCGCGCGAGGATATCGCCGGCGTCAAACAACTCGCCGATCATGTCATCAACAGGCACTATCCCGACGCAGCCGAAGCCGAACATCCCATTCGCGCGCTGCTCGATGCGGTGATCCGCCGTCAGGCCGAACTTGTCGCCCGCTGGCTGCATGTCGGCTTCATCCACGGCGTGATGAACACCGATAACTGCTCGGTATCTGGCGAGACCATCGATTACGGCCCCTGCGCCTTCATGGACGCCTACGATCCCGCCACCGTCTACAGCTCGATCGACGAGATGGGCCGCTACGCTTATGCGAACCAGCCGCGCATCGCGCTGTGGAATCTCACGCGCTTCGCCGAGACGCTGCTGCCGCTGATCGACAGCGATGAGAAGACCGCCATCGAGATTGCGCAGGCCGCATTGGGTGAATTCTCTGATATTTTCGACACGGCCTATCAGGCCGGTCTCCGCCGGAAGCTCGGGCTATTCACCAGCCAGCCGGACGATGCCGCATTGGCGCAGGATCTGCTGACCGCCATGACGGCCAATCAAGCCGATTTCACCCTGACCTTCCGCCGCCTCGGCGCCGCCGCGGTTGACACCGACAATGACGAAGCCGTGCGCGGACTGTTCATCGATCCGACGGCGTTTGACGCCTGGGCCGTGAACTGGCGGGCACGACTCGGCCGGGAGTCGGAGACCTCCGAGGCACGCTATCAGGCCATGCAGGCAGTCAATCCGGCCTTCATCCCCCGCAATCATCGCGTCGAGGCGGTGATCCAGGCGGCGCTGGCCGACGACTACGCGCCGTTCGAGAAATTGCTGGCCGTGCTAGCGAAACCTTATGAAGATCAACCGGAGATGGCGGATTACGCCGAGCCGCCAGAGCCGGATCAGCGCGTACTGAAGACCTTCTGCGGCACCTAA
- the rnd gene encoding ribonuclease D codes for MELITTTAQLTAACERLAKHPVITVDTEFLRETTYYPLLCVVQMASAEDAVVIDTLADGIDLTSFFDLMANEAVLKVFHAARQDIEIIVHRAGVVPHPIFDTQVAAMVLGYGDSIAYDQLVERVTGHRPDKTHRFTDWSRRPLTEEQLHYAVSDVTHLRDVFAKLDADLKKRDRSDWVSEEMEILTSPKTYDFHPERAWERLKTRVRKPKELAVLMEVAAWREQEAQSRDVPRSRVLKDDAVGDIATHAPTSLEKLANLRSLPKGFDRSKWGSDIVAAVQRGIARDPATLPKIEKPRGNSNGAATVELLKVLLRMTSERHAVASKVIATVDDLEQIATDDNADVGALHGWRRELFGEAALALKHGRLALAMEKGRVIRVDRA; via the coding sequence ATGGAACTGATCACGACCACTGCCCAGCTGACCGCCGCCTGCGAGCGACTTGCCAAGCACCCCGTCATTACGGTCGACACGGAATTCCTCCGCGAGACCACTTATTACCCGCTGCTCTGCGTGGTCCAGATGGCCAGCGCGGAAGACGCGGTGGTGATCGACACGCTTGCCGACGGCATCGACCTCACGTCGTTCTTCGACCTGATGGCCAACGAGGCCGTGCTGAAGGTCTTCCATGCCGCGCGGCAGGACATCGAAATCATCGTGCACCGCGCCGGCGTGGTGCCGCATCCGATCTTCGACACCCAGGTCGCAGCCATGGTGCTCGGCTACGGCGACAGCATTGCCTATGACCAGCTCGTCGAACGCGTCACCGGCCACCGCCCCGACAAGACCCACCGCTTTACCGATTGGTCGCGCCGTCCGCTGACCGAAGAGCAGTTGCACTACGCCGTCTCCGACGTCACCCATCTGCGCGACGTGTTCGCCAAGCTCGATGCCGATCTGAAGAAGCGCGACCGCAGCGACTGGGTCAGCGAGGAAATGGAAATTCTCACCTCGCCAAAGACCTATGATTTTCATCCCGAACGCGCCTGGGAACGGTTGAAGACCCGCGTCCGCAAGCCGAAAGAGCTCGCAGTGCTGATGGAAGTCGCTGCCTGGCGCGAACAGGAAGCACAGAGCCGCGATGTGCCGCGCTCGCGCGTGCTGAAGGACGATGCCGTCGGCGATATCGCGACCCACGCGCCGACCTCACTGGAGAAGCTTGCCAATCTGCGTTCACTGCCGAAGGGCTTTGATCGCTCCAAGTGGGGCAGCGACATTGTCGCCGCCGTCCAACGTGGCATCGCCCGCGATCCCGCCACGTTGCCGAAGATCGAGAAGCCGCGCGGCAATTCGAATGGCGCGGCTACCGTCGAACTGCTGAAGGTGTTGCTGCGCATGACGTCCGAGCGTCACGCCGTCGCCAGCAAGGTCATCGCCACCGTCGACGATCTCGAGCAGATCGCCACCGACGACAATGCCGATGTCGGCGCCCTGCACGGCTGGCGGCGTGAGTTGTTCGGCGAGGCCGCCCTGGCGCTCAAGCATGGCCGCCTCGCATTGGCGATGGAAAAAGGCCGGGTGATCCGGGTGGATCGCGCGTAG
- the ppx gene encoding exopolyphosphatase: protein MVARANQRATSVAVIDIGSNSVRLVVYETLTRSLVTLFNEKALCGLGREVQSTGLLAKDAVDKALTALRRFRALCRVMKVGRVYAIATAAARDASNGPAFIAAAEKICGCEIQIISGPREAKLSALGVISGVHKPDGLVGDLGGGSLELIDVKGNAVRQGVTLPLGSLALQDASQKSPKKAERIVKLALADVAQLKAGVGRNFYAVGGTWRALARLHIIQSGYPLRVMHGYSIPANEALDFVRRLRRLATANILANIEAIAEQRQPLLVYAALVLEYVIRTAKPKTIVFSTYGVREGLLYEMLPQAQRMQDGLVGAAQTMNELLSRSARHAQELSDWSDRFARVAKLKETDEDRRLRRVACLLSDIGWRVHPDHRGEQTLSLITNGNFGSVDHHGRAFLALCVYYRYAGFGAENEPPELVRALVSPAQVERARLLGALFRVAHLISAARPGVLPATHFATKDRKMMLVFEHRMVDLVADRVGSRFKQLARLVGKSGSIVRR, encoded by the coding sequence GTGGTAGCGCGTGCCAATCAACGCGCGACCAGCGTCGCCGTCATCGATATTGGCTCCAACTCGGTGCGTCTCGTGGTCTACGAGACGCTGACGCGAAGCCTTGTCACGCTCTTCAATGAAAAGGCGTTGTGCGGTCTCGGCCGCGAAGTGCAGAGCACTGGACTGCTGGCCAAGGACGCCGTCGACAAGGCGTTGACGGCGCTTCGGCGCTTCCGTGCGTTGTGCAGGGTCATGAAGGTCGGTCGCGTCTACGCGATCGCGACCGCTGCGGCGCGCGATGCGAGCAATGGACCTGCCTTCATCGCAGCAGCCGAGAAAATCTGCGGCTGCGAGATCCAGATCATATCGGGGCCGCGCGAAGCGAAGCTCTCGGCGCTGGGCGTAATTTCAGGCGTGCACAAGCCGGATGGCCTGGTTGGCGATCTCGGCGGCGGTTCGCTCGAATTGATCGATGTCAAAGGCAATGCGGTCCGGCAGGGCGTGACGCTGCCGCTCGGTAGTCTCGCATTGCAGGACGCCTCACAAAAATCGCCAAAGAAGGCCGAACGCATCGTCAAGCTGGCGCTGGCTGACGTCGCGCAACTCAAGGCGGGCGTGGGTCGCAATTTCTATGCGGTTGGCGGCACCTGGCGTGCTCTTGCCCGGCTGCACATCATCCAGAGCGGCTATCCGCTACGCGTGATGCATGGTTATTCGATCCCGGCCAACGAAGCGCTCGATTTCGTGCGCCGCTTGCGCCGGCTGGCGACGGCCAACATTCTTGCCAACATCGAAGCCATCGCCGAACAGCGCCAGCCGCTGCTGGTCTACGCGGCGCTCGTGCTTGAATATGTCATTCGCACCGCCAAGCCGAAGACTATCGTGTTCTCGACCTATGGCGTCCGTGAGGGCTTGCTGTACGAAATGCTGCCGCAAGCGCAGCGCATGCAAGATGGTCTGGTCGGTGCCGCGCAGACGATGAACGAGTTGCTGTCGCGTTCGGCCCGCCACGCGCAGGAGCTGAGCGACTGGAGTGATCGGTTCGCCCGTGTCGCCAAGCTCAAAGAGACCGACGAGGATCGTCGGTTACGCCGAGTGGCGTGTCTGTTGTCCGATATCGGTTGGCGCGTTCACCCGGATCATCGCGGCGAGCAGACGCTCAGTCTGATCACGAACGGCAATTTCGGCTCGGTCGATCATCATGGTCGCGCATTCCTCGCGCTCTGTGTGTACTACCGCTACGCAGGATTCGGCGCCGAGAACGAGCCCCCGGAGCTGGTCCGCGCGCTTGTCTCGCCGGCACAGGTCGAACGCGCCCGTTTGCTCGGCGCGCTGTTCAGGGTCGCGCATCTCATTTCGGCGGCGCGCCCGGGCGTACTGCCCGCCACGCATTTCGCCACCAAGGATCGCAAGATGATGCTCGTCTTCGAGCATCGCATGGTCGATCTCGTCGCCGACCGCGTCGGTAGCCGCTTCAAGCAACTCGCGCGACTGGTCGGGAAGTCCGGTTCGATCGTCAGGCGATAG